The sequence CCCCGGCGCCATCGAATTTAAAGCAGATGGAGAAATGAAGGTTATTGATGTTTCCGGGGGGTTTATTCATGTTGCTCCACATAAAGTGATTATTATTGCTTTCACCATTTTTTAATAGGAATAATAAAAAATTAAAGAAAGATAATAAAAAAAGAGGGTTTACTAGGTATAGATTTATAATCTATGGCAATAATTCCATATAAAAGAAGTATTGCCATAAGGAGGAAGAAGTCATGATCAATAACTTCAGGGTTATATTAATTCTGATAATCTCCCTGATGTCAACCCAGGTCATGGGAGCGGGGGTGGAAGTACCCTACAAAAACCCGTTAATTGATGCCTTTCAAGCAACGGGCTGCAGTGTGGTTGAAACCAGTGTAAATACGTGGTCCTGTATCGGGAATAATTACCTGAGTATAGAGGACCTTGAGAAAAAGACTTTAGAAGCTGCTGAAATTATCGGGTTATCCGGTGAAAAGCTGAAGTTTTTGAAGGAGTCTGATTCCGAACACAGGCTGATTAAAATAGAGGGTTTTTTACAGGAAGACGTGTATGTTGAAATATACCTTCAGTCAGTTCGGTTTCCGGAAGAGCTGGGAATAAAACCGGAAACCTATATAGTAATCAATGCGATTCAGAAAGCGGACTATTCAGCAGTAGAAGAACTCAAGAAAAAATTTGGCGCTGCATTGAAAAAACTTGGGGGTTACGGTCAAATCTATTATTGCATTACCGGCACTAAAAATGGTAAACTAGAAAAGGATGAGATTGAAAACAGCATAATCGGGGCTTTTAAGGCTATTTCTGCACAACCCGTTGAAGGGATAGCTGACTCTATACTGCTGAGCATCTACGGGTATTCCGCTATAATCAAAGATTCCATAACGGTAATGGGGCAAAGAATCAACTTAAATATTGCGGCACGGTATAATGAACATGATGACAGGACCTATTTCTGGGTAGGGTCTCCGATAATATCGGTAGAATACTAAAAAACCAACTCCTGTGAGGCCAACCTAAGAAAGAGAACTGGGAAATACAAGTATAGATAGATGTATGAAGGAGGAAACACACTTGTCTAAAATTATAGTCAAAGGAGGAAATTCACTGCATGGAACGGTTAAAGTAGATGGTGCAAAAAATGCGGCTCTCCCAATTCTGGCCGGTTCTCTTCTGGCAAATGGTAAAAGCATTATAGAAGATATCCCTGATCTAGAGGATGTCAGGGTAATGTGTGAGGTTTTACAATCTCTAGGGGTTGACCTGGAATACGGGAATGGTAAGGCTGTTGTTAAATCCGATAATGTGTCCGGGATAGAAGCACCTTATGAGCTTGTAAGAAAAATGAGGGCGTCTTTTCTGGTTACAGGCCCTTTGTTAGCCAAACTGGGGAAAGCGAGGATTTCCCTTCCCGGGGGATGTGCTATAGGTTCACGACCTATAGATTTGCATCTTAAAGGTTTTAGTGCCCTGGGAGCTGAAATTTTTATGGGGCACGGTTATATCGAAGCCGCAGCAAAAAGATTGAAAGGTGACAGGATTTATCTGGATTATCCTAGTGTAGGGGCCACGGAAAATATCATGATGGCTGCGGTACTGGCTGAAGGCCAGACCTTTATAGAAAATGCTGCCGAAGAACCTGAGATAGTAGATCTGGCCAATTACCTGAATGCTATGGGAGCAAGGATTAAGGGTGCGGGAACGGATCTGATTAAAATCGAGGGAGTAAAGGAACTTAAAGGAGTAAGACATCAGGTGATTCCCGACAGGATCGAAGCAGGAACTTACATGGCAGCAGCTGCTATTACCCGGGGTGACGTATTAATAAATAATGTGCTGTGTGACCACTTAAAATCCATAGTAGCGAAGTTAAAAGAAACGGGGGCATATATTGAAGAACTGCCAAAAGGAATAAGGGTTAAAATGAATACAAGAGCTAAGGCGGTGGATGTTAAAACCCTTCCCTATCCCGGTTTTCCTACCGATATGCAGGCACAGATGATGGCCCTTTTGAGCACCGCTGTTGGTACAAGTGTAATTATAGAAACGGTTTTTGAAAACCGCTTTATGCATGTAGATGAACTGAAAAGGATGGGGGCAAAGATTAAAATCGAGGGCCGCAGTGCCATTATAGAAGGAACAGAAAGCCTGTCAGGTGCACCTGTTAAAGCTACAGACCTTAGAGCGGGGGCAGCTTTAGTTCTGGCAGGCCTTGCCGCCGAAGGAGAGACTCAGGTAAATAATGCTTATCACCTGGATAGGGGTTATGCCAATATAGTTGCGAAGTTAAGAGGCCTTGGAGCCGAAATTTATAGAGACACCGATAACTGAGGTAAATCGGTGTTTTTTTTATTATCATTTTATATTCCCCTTTTTAATATATTATAAAGACGGCATGTTAAAAGGGGGATTTGAATTGAAGACCGTAGCTTATTTCATCCTCTTCTTGTTTTTGATTATAATTATCCTGCCGGCAGTTTTGGTAAAAAGCTGTGATATTATTTCTCTGCCTGAGGAAGAAAAAGGAGAGGGGGATATAGTCGTAAAGGTATATGACCATATGCAAAAAAGGATAATAAAAATGGAACTGGAGGAATATATAAAAGGGGTGGTAGCTGCCGAGATGCCGGCAGCTTTTGAAAAAGAAGCCTTAAAAGCCCAGGCTGTTGCAGCAAGGACCTATACTGTAGGCAGGTTAACGACTATGGGGGGGGCAGGCTGCAGCAGCCACCCTGAAGCGGATATTTGTACTGATCCTACTCACTGTCAGGCATGGTACCCAAAGGATGTTCTTTTAAAGCGGTGGGGGTTAATAGGATATTATAGATACTGGAAAAAAATATCTACAGCAGTAGAAGAGACGAGAGGGCTCATAATTACATATAAGGGAAATATTATCGACCCGGTTTTCCATTCTACAAGCGGCGGTAAAACGGAAAATTCTGAAGATGTATGGCAGAATCGGGTCCCTTATTTAAGAAGTGTTGTAAGCAAATATGAAACCCATTCCCCGAAATTTACCGAAACCGTAAGCATCCCCATCCAGGACTTTATTAAAAAACTAAAGGAAGAATATCCAGACATTGAACTGACCAAAGAGGCTCTTAAAGATGCCATAAATGTGGTGGAGTGGAGTGAGGGGGGCAGGATTAAATATATCCGTCTGGGAAACAAGGTGGTGAAAGGAACCGACGTAAGGAGAATATTTGGCCTTAATTCTACAAACTTCAGATGGAAAATAGACAGGGAGTCTATCGATATCACAACTATCGGTTATGGACACGGGGTAGGGATGAGCCAGTACGGAGCAGATGGCATGGCTAAAAACGGAAGCAATTTCGCAGAAA is a genomic window of Koleobacter methoxysyntrophicus containing:
- a CDS encoding YwmB family TATA-box binding protein gives rise to the protein MINNFRVILILIISLMSTQVMGAGVEVPYKNPLIDAFQATGCSVVETSVNTWSCIGNNYLSIEDLEKKTLEAAEIIGLSGEKLKFLKESDSEHRLIKIEGFLQEDVYVEIYLQSVRFPEELGIKPETYIVINAIQKADYSAVEELKKKFGAALKKLGGYGQIYYCITGTKNGKLEKDEIENSIIGAFKAISAQPVEGIADSILLSIYGYSAIIKDSITVMGQRINLNIAARYNEHDDRTYFWVGSPIISVEY
- the murA gene encoding UDP-N-acetylglucosamine 1-carboxyvinyltransferase, producing the protein MKEETHLSKIIVKGGNSLHGTVKVDGAKNAALPILAGSLLANGKSIIEDIPDLEDVRVMCEVLQSLGVDLEYGNGKAVVKSDNVSGIEAPYELVRKMRASFLVTGPLLAKLGKARISLPGGCAIGSRPIDLHLKGFSALGAEIFMGHGYIEAAAKRLKGDRIYLDYPSVGATENIMMAAVLAEGQTFIENAAEEPEIVDLANYLNAMGARIKGAGTDLIKIEGVKELKGVRHQVIPDRIEAGTYMAAAAITRGDVLINNVLCDHLKSIVAKLKETGAYIEELPKGIRVKMNTRAKAVDVKTLPYPGFPTDMQAQMMALLSTAVGTSVIIETVFENRFMHVDELKRMGAKIKIEGRSAIIEGTESLSGAPVKATDLRAGAALVLAGLAAEGETQVNNAYHLDRGYANIVAKLRGLGAEIYRDTDN
- the spoIID gene encoding stage II sporulation protein D is translated as MKTVAYFILFLFLIIIILPAVLVKSCDIISLPEEEKGEGDIVVKVYDHMQKRIIKMELEEYIKGVVAAEMPAAFEKEALKAQAVAARTYTVGRLTTMGGAGCSSHPEADICTDPTHCQAWYPKDVLLKRWGLIGYYRYWKKISTAVEETRGLIITYKGNIIDPVFHSTSGGKTENSEDVWQNRVPYLRSVVSKYETHSPKFTETVSIPIQDFIKKLKEEYPDIELTKEALKDAINVVEWSEGGRIKYIRLGNKVVKGTDVRRIFGLNSTNFRWKIDRESIDITTIGYGHGVGMSQYGADGMAKNGSNFAEILKHYYTGVDIDKLP